One window from the genome of Trabulsiella odontotermitis encodes:
- the znuB gene encoding zinc ABC transporter permease subunit ZnuB, whose protein sequence is MIELLFPGWLAGIMLACAAGPLGSFVVWRRMSYFGDTLAHASLLGVAFGLLLDVNPFYAVIAVTLLLAAGLVWLERRPQLAIDTLLGIMAHSALSLGLVVVSLMANVRVDLMAYLFGDLLAVTPEDLLSIALGVIVVVGILLWQWRNLLSMTISPDLAFVDGVKLQRVKLLLMLVTALTIGVAMKFVGALIITSLLIIPAATARRFARTPEQMAAVAVGVGMIAVTGGLTFSAIYDTPAGPSVVLCAALLFIFSMMKKTAQ, encoded by the coding sequence ATGATTGAATTATTATTCCCCGGCTGGCTGGCCGGGATTATGCTCGCCTGTGCGGCAGGTCCGCTTGGCTCGTTCGTCGTGTGGCGCCGCATGTCGTACTTTGGCGATACCCTCGCGCACGCCTCGTTGCTGGGCGTCGCTTTCGGCCTGTTGCTGGATGTAAACCCTTTCTATGCGGTGATTGCCGTCACCCTGCTGCTGGCCGCCGGTCTGGTCTGGCTGGAGCGCCGTCCACAGCTCGCTATAGATACTTTACTGGGGATTATGGCGCACAGCGCGCTGTCGCTGGGTCTGGTGGTGGTGAGCCTGATGGCCAACGTGCGGGTCGATTTAATGGCCTACCTGTTTGGCGATCTGCTGGCCGTCACGCCGGAAGATTTGCTCTCTATTGCGCTGGGCGTGATAGTGGTGGTGGGCATTTTACTGTGGCAATGGCGCAATCTGTTGTCGATGACCATCAGCCCGGACCTGGCGTTCGTTGACGGTGTAAAGCTGCAGCGCGTAAAACTGCTGCTGATGCTGGTAACGGCATTGACCATTGGCGTGGCGATGAAGTTTGTCGGCGCGCTGATCATCACGTCGCTGCTGATTATTCCTGCGGCGACCGCGCGGCGTTTTGCTCGCACACCTGAACAGATGGCCGCGGTTGCTGTGGGTGTGGGCATGATTGCGGTAACCGGCGGCTTAACCTTCTCGGCGATTTATGACACGCCAGCAGGACCGTCAGTGGTGCTCTGCGCGGCGCTGTTGTTTATTTTCAGCATGATGAAGAAAACCGCACAGTAA
- the ruvB gene encoding Holliday junction branch migration DNA helicase RuvB — translation MIEADRLVTAGSTSEEEVVDRAIRPKLLEEYIGQPQVRSQMEIFIQAAKLRGDALDHLLIFGPPGLGKTTLANIVANEMGVNLRTTSGPVLEKAGDLAAMLTNLEPHDVLFIDEIHRLSPVVEEVLYPAMEDYQLDIMIGEGPAARSIKIDLPPFTLIGATTRAGSLTSPLRDRFGIVQRLEFYQVPDLQHIVGRSARYMGLELSEEGALEVARRSRGTPRIANRLLRRVRDYAEVRHDGTISLDVASQALDMLNVDVEGFDYMDRKLLLAVIDKFFGGPVGLDNLAAAIGEERETIEDVLEPYLIQQGFLQRTPRGRMATVRAWDHFGIKPPELP, via the coding sequence ATGATTGAAGCAGACCGCCTGGTCACAGCAGGCAGTACCAGCGAGGAAGAGGTGGTGGATCGCGCCATCCGTCCTAAGCTGCTTGAAGAGTATATCGGCCAGCCGCAGGTTCGCTCACAAATGGAGATTTTCATCCAGGCGGCGAAATTGCGTGGTGATGCGCTCGATCATCTGCTGATTTTCGGCCCACCAGGGTTGGGAAAAACCACGCTGGCGAATATTGTCGCCAATGAAATGGGCGTGAATTTGCGCACCACGTCAGGCCCGGTGCTGGAGAAAGCGGGCGATCTGGCGGCGATGCTCACTAACCTTGAACCGCATGACGTGCTGTTTATCGACGAAATTCACCGTCTTTCCCCGGTGGTGGAAGAGGTGCTCTATCCGGCGATGGAAGACTACCAGCTCGATATCATGATTGGCGAAGGGCCAGCGGCGCGCTCCATTAAAATTGATCTCCCGCCGTTTACGTTGATTGGCGCGACAACTCGCGCGGGCTCGCTGACGTCGCCGCTGCGTGATCGTTTCGGCATCGTCCAGCGGCTGGAGTTTTATCAGGTACCGGACCTGCAGCATATTGTTGGCCGCAGCGCGCGCTATATGGGGCTGGAGCTGAGCGAAGAGGGTGCGCTGGAAGTGGCTCGCCGTTCCCGTGGTACGCCGCGTATTGCGAACCGCCTGCTGCGCCGCGTGCGTGATTACGCCGAGGTTCGTCATGATGGCACTATCTCGCTGGACGTTGCATCTCAGGCGCTGGATATGCTGAACGTTGATGTTGAAGGGTTTGACTACATGGACCGCAAGCTGTTGCTGGCGGTGATTGATAAATTCTTCGGTGGGCCGGTCGGGCTGGATAACCTCGCCGCCGCGATTGGCGAAGAGCGTGAAACCATTGAAGATGTGCTGGAGCCGTACCTGATCCAGCAGGGATTTTTGCAGCGCACGCCGCGCGGGCGCATGGCAACCGTGCGGGCGTGGGATCACTTCGGTATTAAACCACCGGAATTGCCATAA
- the ruvA gene encoding Holliday junction branch migration protein RuvA, with protein MIGRLRGIILEKQPPLVLLEAGGVGYEVHMPMTCFYELPDVGKEAVIFTQFVVREDAQLLFGFNNKQERTLFRELIKTNGVGPKLALAILSGMSAQQFVNAVEREEAAALVKLPGIGKKTAERLIVEMKDRFKGLHGDLFTPAADLVLTSPASATDGDAEQEAVAALVALGYKPQEASRMVSKIAKPDANSETLIREALRAAL; from the coding sequence TTACTCGAAGCGGGAGGCGTGGGCTATGAAGTCCATATGCCAATGACCTGTTTTTATGAACTGCCTGACGTTGGCAAAGAGGCGGTGATCTTCACCCAGTTTGTGGTGCGTGAAGATGCACAATTGCTGTTTGGTTTTAACAACAAACAAGAACGCACGTTGTTCCGCGAACTGATTAAAACCAACGGCGTCGGCCCGAAACTGGCGCTCGCTATTCTCTCCGGCATGTCGGCGCAACAGTTCGTCAACGCCGTTGAGCGCGAAGAGGCGGCGGCACTGGTGAAACTGCCGGGCATCGGCAAGAAAACGGCGGAACGGTTGATTGTCGAAATGAAAGACCGCTTCAAAGGCCTGCATGGCGACCTGTTCACCCCGGCGGCAGATCTGGTGCTGACGTCACCGGCCAGCGCCACCGATGGCGACGCGGAACAGGAAGCGGTTGCCGCGCTGGTTGCGCTGGGCTATAAACCTCAGGAAGCCAGTCGGATGGTGAGCAAAATTGCGAAACCGGACGCCAACAGTGAAACCCTGATCCGCGAAGCGCTCCGCGCCGCGTTGTGA